One window from the genome of Epinephelus moara isolate mb chromosome 5, YSFRI_EMoa_1.0, whole genome shotgun sequence encodes:
- the LOC126389760 gene encoding nicotinate-nucleotide pyrophosphorylase [carboxylating]-like, with product MALPSHIAAHSIPPHTLTRLAREWLAEDTPNFDLAGVCVGSQEVEARLLCKTPHSILAGSPFFTAVFAEVGCTVDWIYQEGAEIGPDAITLTAVVRGPARCLLLGERPALNCLARASGIATRCSKLQAMATVGGWHGEVAGTRKTTPGFRLVEKYAMLVGNVSMHRQDLSSMVMLKDNHVWASGSITRAVKTARSVCGFSSKIEVECRFIEEGREAARAGADIVMLDNFKPQELHAAAQALKEEFPALLIEASGGVTPENLAMYFSPHVDIISLGCITQGCPVVDFSLKVQKSVVQSSLQE from the exons ATGGCTCTGCCCTCACACATAGCAGCCCACTCAATCCCACCTCACACTCTGACCCGGCTGGCACGAGAGTGGCTGGCAGAGGATACACCAAACTTTGACCTGGCGGGAGTGTGTGTGGGGTCACAGGAGGTTGAGGCGAGGTTGCTGTGTAAAACACCACACAGCATCCTGGCAGGGAGCCCCTTCTTTACAGCAGTGTTCGCTGAGGTCGGCTGTACCGTGGACTGGATTTATCAGGAGGGAGCTGAGATCG GTCCAGATGCCATCACACTGACTGCTGTGGTGAGAGGCCCAGCAAGGTGCCTCCTCCTTGGGGAAAGGCCAGCTCTCAACTGCCTGGCCCGGGCCTCAGGTATTGCCACCCGCTGTTCTAAGCTCCAGGCAATGGCAACAGTGGGAGGCTGGCATGGAGAAGTGGCTGGCACACGCAAGACCACCCCGGGCTTCCGTCTGGTGGAAAAGTATGCCATGCTGGTTGGCAATGTGTCCATGCACAGACAGGACCTGAGTTCAATGGTGATGCTGAAGGACAACCACGTCTGGGCATCAGGAAGTATCACACGG GCTGTGAAAACTGCCCGATCAGTGTGTGGCTTCAGCAGTAAGATTGAGGTGGAGTGCCGCTTTATAGAGGAGGGCAGAGAGGCGGCCAGGGCTGGAGCAGACATCGTTATGCTGGACAACTTCAAACCTCAG GAGCTCCATGCTGCAGCTCAGGCACTGAAGGAGGAGTTCCCAGCACTACTGATAGAAGCCAGTGGAGGAGTGACTCCAGAGAACTTAGCTATGTATTTCTCCCCACATGTGGACATCATTTCCCTGGGCTGCATAACACAGGGTTGCCCAGTTGTGGATTTTTCTCTCAAGGTTCAGAAGTCTGTTGTGCAGTCAAGCCTCCAAGAATGA